The following coding sequences lie in one Zingiber officinale cultivar Zhangliang chromosome 2B, Zo_v1.1, whole genome shotgun sequence genomic window:
- the LOC122048322 gene encoding predicted GPI-anchored protein 58, producing the protein MEIMRRGRIILERRALPHSFSPSIGRASSSHPPRRPHRQGSHAALPSLLVPPTRPRTARAPRSAAPSRPRVVSRPRPATPVRPRAPTCPQAPRAARPAPSTPLPPVSAPRSTYIPDRGLGERLTGLSGGTGNIPFTSSASRDAYQAARRARAANDHLSQNVSSPSRRRARSPSDDSDSDV; encoded by the coding sequence ATGGAGATAATGAGGCGAGGGCGAATTATCCTGGAGAGAAGAGCACTTCCCCACTCGTTCTCACCCTCCATCGGCAGGGCTTCCTCGTCTCATCCTCCGCGCAGACCCCATCGGCAAGGGTCTCATGCTGCTCTACCTTCTTTGCTGGTTCCTCCTACTCGCCCTCGGACGGCTAGAGCCCCTCGATCGGCCGCTCCCTCTCGCCCCCGGGTTGTTTCCCGTCCTCGGCCGGCTACTCCCGTGCGTCCTCGGGCTCCCACTTGCCCTCAGGCCCCCCGTGCGGCCCGGCCTGCTCCATCAACACCATTGCCCCCTGTTAGTGCTCCTAGATCCACTTATATCCCTGATCGGGGCCTTGGCGAAAGATTGACGGGCCTTAGTGGGGGTACAGGCAATATTCCCTTTACCAGCTCTGCCTCTCGTGATGCTTACCAAGCAGCTCGTCGAGCCCGTGCTGCAAATGATCACTTGAGCCAGAATGTCTCCAGTCCTTCTAGACGCAGGGCTCGATCACCCTCAGATGACTCCGATTCTGACGTCTAG